The following proteins come from a genomic window of Ignavibacteriales bacterium:
- a CDS encoding 2-oxoacid:acceptor oxidoreductase subunit alpha codes for MAQETETLDLKEVTIRFAGDSGDGMQLTGSQFSDTTALMGNDLGTLPDYPAEIRAPAGTLYGVSGFQVHFSSSDIHTPGDTPDVLVAMNPAALKKNLADLKRDGIIIVNTDSFDAKNLKLAGYDKNPLDDEEALAGYKVYPVPITTLTSTALKDSGLSIKDINRCKNFFALGLMYWLYNRPLEPTLTWLVSKFKNKPEILNANETALKTGYFFGDTTEIFENRYTVEPAKLKKGTYRNISGNEATALGFVTASIKSGLPLFLGSYPITPATDILQFLASYKNFGVKTFQAEDEIAGITSAIGAAFSGSLAITTTSGPGVALKTEAIGLGVMTELPLVIVNVQRGGPSTGLPTKTEQADLLQAMYGRNGEAPIPVLAAATPSDCFYMAIEASRIAVKYMTPVMLLTDGYIGNGTEPWRVPHENEIPDIPVKFATVAEGFSPYSRDENLARPWAKPGTPGLEHRIGGLEKANITGNVNYDPSNHDFMVKLREQKIQNIENDIPELAVQGDAEGELLVLGWGGTYGAIKEAVDKATSKGLKVSQAHLKYIHPMPKNTKDVLSKFKKVLIPEINLGQLAKIIRSEFLIDVIQYNLVRGLPFRSSDIENQIVEILGGKNGK; via the coding sequence ATGGCACAAGAAACAGAAACACTTGATCTTAAAGAGGTAACAATTCGTTTTGCCGGTGATTCAGGCGATGGTATGCAACTTACGGGATCTCAGTTTAGTGATACAACAGCATTGATGGGTAACGATCTTGGAACGCTTCCGGATTACCCGGCAGAAATCCGCGCTCCCGCCGGAACTCTATACGGTGTCAGCGGTTTTCAAGTCCACTTTAGTTCCAGCGATATTCACACACCAGGTGATACACCCGATGTTTTGGTTGCAATGAATCCGGCAGCTCTAAAGAAAAATTTAGCGGATTTAAAACGTGATGGAATTATCATTGTTAATACAGATTCATTTGACGCGAAGAATTTAAAGTTAGCAGGTTATGATAAAAATCCTTTAGATGATGAAGAAGCATTGGCTGGTTATAAAGTTTACCCGGTTCCAATTACAACTCTTACTTCGACTGCGTTGAAAGACAGCGGTTTGAGTATTAAAGATATTAATAGATGTAAAAACTTTTTTGCGCTTGGTTTGATGTACTGGTTATACAATAGACCTCTTGAACCAACTCTGACCTGGCTGGTTTCCAAATTCAAAAATAAACCAGAGATTCTTAACGCAAATGAAACAGCTTTGAAGACTGGTTATTTCTTCGGTGATACAACAGAAATTTTTGAAAATCGCTATACTGTAGAACCGGCAAAATTGAAGAAAGGGACTTACAGAAATATTTCAGGAAATGAAGCTACTGCACTTGGATTTGTTACTGCATCTATTAAAAGCGGATTACCGTTATTCTTAGGTTCGTATCCAATCACCCCTGCTACGGATATTCTTCAATTCCTTGCAAGCTATAAAAATTTTGGAGTAAAAACTTTTCAAGCTGAAGATGAAATTGCTGGTATCACTTCAGCAATCGGCGCAGCATTTTCCGGCTCACTTGCTATTACAACTACAAGCGGTCCCGGTGTTGCTCTTAAAACAGAGGCAATTGGATTAGGTGTCATGACTGAATTGCCTTTAGTAATTGTGAATGTTCAAAGAGGCGGTCCAAGTACGGGCTTACCAACTAAAACAGAGCAAGCAGATTTACTTCAAGCGATGTATGGTAGAAACGGTGAAGCGCCAATTCCTGTTCTTGCAGCCGCAACACCAAGCGATTGTTTCTATATGGCAATCGAAGCATCAAGAATCGCAGTCAAGTATATGACTCCTGTTATGTTGCTAACTGATGGTTATATTGGTAATGGAACCGAACCTTGGCGTGTTCCTCATGAAAATGAAATTCCAGATATTCCCGTTAAGTTTGCTACCGTAGCTGAAGGATTTTCGCCTTATTCAAGAGATGAAAATCTTGCAAGACCATGGGCAAAACCCGGCACACCCGGTTTGGAACATAGAATCGGCGGTCTTGAAAAAGCCAATATCACTGGAAATGTAAATTACGATCCTTCTAATCATGATTTTATGGTGAAATTGAGAGAGCAAAAAATTCAAAATATAGAAAACGATATTCCGGAATTAGCAGTACAAGGCGATGCTGAAGGTGAACTTTTGGTTTTAGGTTGGGGCGGAACTTACGGCGCTATTAAAGAAGCTGTAGATAAAGCAACCAGCAAAGGTCTTAAAGTTTCTCAAGCCCATTTGAAATATATTCATCCTATGCCAAAGAATACAAAGGATGTTCTTAGTAAATTCAAAAAAGTTTTAATTCCAGAAATCAATCTTGGACAGCTAGCAAAAATTATTAGAAGTGAATTTCTTATTGATGTCATACAGTACAACCTTGTAAGAGGTTTACCATTCAGATCAAGCGACATCGAAAATCAGATAGTTGAAATCCTCGGAGGAAAAAATGGCAAATAA